The region CTCAAAACCTGTGGAAACCTACAGAAATGTAAAGAACCAGGAGAATGGACTATTGAATAAATCGTTACATTGTAATAAAATAAGGAATAGAGAGAATTAAAAGCAATAGAACAAATCGACATCCCTGTGGATTTGCGCTGCAAGTATTCGCGCCGTTCAATCAGTTCAAGTCCCATCGGCGGACGAAAAAAAAGAGATCCAAAAGGATCTCTCATTTTTTTCTTACCGGCGATGGGACTTGAACCCATACGACATCACTGCCAGTAGATTTTGAGTCTACCGTGTATACCAATTTCACCACGCCGGCGGTTATGAGGAAAGATAGCCTGTGTTTCCTCATCCTGTCAAGAAGCCTGAATATGAGAATTGATCTGAAAAGGCTTGACTTCTCCCCTTTTTTGTTTTTAAATTGAATATATAAAAAAATGAATATTGTGAGGTATTATTATGAAAAAAACATTAATTCTATTTTTATTGATGAGTGTGATTACAGGATTTGCAGCAGCTGAATCCATGGATTACAAAGATCCTGGAAATTTGAAAGCCCTGCTCGAATCGGATAGATCGGATTATCTCTTTCTTGATGTCAGAACAGATGCCGAGTATGCCGCAGGACATATTCCCTCATCAATTAATATTCCCTATGATACCCTGCCTAAAGCACTCCCTGAGGGGACTGAAAAAGACCAGCTGATCATTCTCTACTGCCGCAGTGGAAACCGATCCGGTGTCGGAACCAGAGCTCTCGTTAGGGCCGGATATACCAATGTTCAGGACTTTGGCGGGATCAGCAGATGGAGGGGGCCTCTAGAGAAATAAGCTTGTCAGCTTTTTTTGAATATTGTAAACCTATAAAATGATTAAGACACGACAGGTATTCAAGAATCCTAATATTGAATCTTTCCTATTCAGTATGTTTATATTCGGGGTATCTGTCGGGTTGTACGGCGGAGCCCTTAATAATTATTGAACCGAAATTCTGAATATTGACCGCTTCGGTAGAGGGGTCATTGAGTTCCTGAGAGAACTCCCCGGGCTCCTCTGGGAAAGAAATCTTATTTACATCGGCAGCCATCTTTGGCTTATGCAGCCTTTTCTATACAATGACCCTGCCGGCACGAGAAAAAACTCCCATTCCTTCTTGAGGTATAACAGGTAGTTTCGCTAAAATATCTCTATGGAGGAGATATATGTACCTGATCGGAACAGTTTTATTCTGGATCTTTTTTGGAATTACCATGGTCCTACTGTTTATACCAGCCTCAATCATATGGTTGGTGACCCTGCCTTTTGATAGAAATCACAGGGTTCTGCATTTCTATTCCTGTTTCTGGGGTTCCCTATACACCTGGTGCAACCCCTTTTTAAAGGTAAAGATTGAAGGGCTGGAGAAACTTAAGAAAGGGCAATCCTATGTGTATTGCCCTAACCATCAGTCCATGATGGATATTGTAATCCTTTACAGACTGTTCCGTCACTTTAAGTGGGTTGCCAAGAGAGTACTCATGAGAGTCCCTTTCCTGGGATGGAATATGTGGTTAAACGGATATCTGAGCATCGACCGTAATCGTCCTTCCAGCCAGATCAGAATGATGAAGAAGGGAGAAGCTTTGCTGAAGAGGGGGAGTTCCCTGATGATTTTCCCCGAAGGAACCCGATCTAAAGACGGGACTCTCGGCAAGTTTAGAGACGGAGCCTTTGTTCTTTCTCAGAAAGCGGATGTCCCTGTGGTTCCTATTGCCATTTCCGGCTCCAGATATGTCTTTTCTGATGGCTCCATACGATATTACAGGGTTTACCCCATGACCATTACCATCCTGGACCCGGTCAATGCAGCCGAGGCGGAAAGTGCTAAGGCTCTCGGGCGATTGGTGCGTCAGAAAATTGCTGAAAATCTTGGTCTGGAGGATCAATACTCTGAAGAATGAGACTAAAGAAATATCCCGAATCGGACTGGGTCTCCTGTTCCTTCTGGTGTTCCTGTCCTGTAGGACTGTTTCCCCTTTTCCCGTGGAGACGCTTATCTCACCACCCCTGCAGAAACCACGCTGGAAAGTAAGTGAATACAGCTCCGTTATGATTCTGGACTTCTCAGACTCGGTGGATTCTTCCATCCCCGTGGGTGGAGTCGCCTTAACCCTGGATTTATCCTCATTACACATTGAAATAATTCTGACCCCTGCAGATGCCTCGGGCAGGGGAGAAACCCTCTCTGCCCGGACCACAGAATTTGCCCGTCAGCAGGAAGTCCAGATTGCATTGAACGGCTCCCCCTATGATCCTGTAGATCTCCTGAACAGATCCGCCAGAGCCATAGATATTGTGGGACTTCAGATCAGTCATCGCCTTTTAGTTTCCCCCGGAGAAGACTCTTTTGATGCTCTATTTGTCCTGGCCGATGGAACATTAGAATTGGGTTCTCAGGCTCATATTCCAGAAGAGACCACCGATGCTCTTGGAGGATTTCATCTGCTTCTGCAAGAGGGACGGGTTCTGGGTGTGGAGGATGCCCGGCATCCCAGAACGGCAATAGGACTCAGTGAGGACGGAAGGACTCTTGTCATCGCTGTCTTTGACGGCCGTCAAAAAAACAGAGCCGGTCTTACCACGGAAGAGACGGCCCTGTGGATGAAGTGGCTGGGTTGTACCCGGGCATTGAATCTCGATGGTGGCGGGTCATCCACCCTTGTCATGATAGATAGGGACGGAGTTGTTCATGTATTGAACAATCCAGTCCACAGAGGACGGCCCGGCCTGGAAAGAGCCGTGGGCAACCATCTGGGAATCAGGCTGATCAGATAAGAAATCCCTTATCCTCCATTTCCTGAAGAGACACGATTACTTTAGGGCGCTTTATTTTTTTGGTTGTTGTCATCACCATGGGTTCATCCAGAATTCTGACCCGGGAGATCCTCTTGTAGGAGAGTAATTCCCTGTTCACTTCTTTGACAACATTCACCAGATCTTCCCTGATAACCTCGGTATTGCTGATGCTCAGTGAATCAAAATGCTCCTTCCCGGGATAGATGAGGGCTTCAATTCCTTCTCCCCGGGTTTCCTTGTTGGCCATATAACCGACGATAAGGATCTGATCGATCTGGGGATACAATTGGAAGTGATCTTCAATTTCTTCTGGAAAAACATTCTTTCCCCCTTCGGTGACGATCAGGGACTTGGCCCTTCCCGTGAGATAGAGGTAATTATCCTTATCCAGGTATCCCAGGTCTCCTGTCCTCAGGTATCCATCTTCGGTGAAGAGTTCTTTTGTCGCGTCTTCATTTTTATAGTATCCCTGGCAGCAGATCGACCCCTTTAGTATTATTTCACCGATGCCGTCACTGTCGGGATTCAGAATTTTCATATCCACCAGAGGGAATACCTTTCCGACGGATTTCAGTTTGAACGCATGAGCAGGATTCAACGTGGATATGGGAGAAGTCTCTGTCATTCCGTAACCCTGAACAAAGTCCAGCCCCAGTTCCTGATATCTCTGAAAGGTTTCCGGAGCCAGGGGACCGCCCCCGCAGATCATATATTTGATGGTGTACAGGTTTGCTTTTTTCAGTAGAAGGTTTCCGAATATTCTTTTTCCGATATTCATATCGAATACGTGTTTTACAAGTCCGCTGATCCTCATCAGGATTCCTATCAGGAGATGTGTGACCAGACCCTTAGAGCGGATCTGTTTCATCATGCCCTTTAGTATTTTATTGTACAGGAGGGGAATTCCCATAATGACGGTAATACCCCCTCTTTTAAGATCATTCATCATCTGAGTGACTGATAAACCACCTGCGAAAACCAGTTCACATCCGATGGCAAGGGATTCGAGGAACACCGCCGTCATGCAGTAGCTGTGATGAAGAGGGAGCAGGGCATAGAGGATGTCTTCGGGGAGTACTTCCAGAAAGGGTTTGTTAGCCTGGAAGGTATCGGAAGAAAAATTCCGGTGACTTAGCATGACACCCTTTTCATTCCCGGTTGTGCCGGAAGTAAACAGGATGGCCGCCATATCTTCTTCAACAGGTCCCGGGGGCAGTGTTTCTTTGGATTCCGGTAAATCCAGTATATAGTTATCACGGTCTGGTGACAGAGAAATCTTTGTCTGAACCGGGCTGCCTTTCACTCCCAGCTCATCAAAACGCTCCTTATCCACAAAAAGGACCGAGGCTTCTACAAAATCCAGTATGCTTGAAATTGTTTCCTTTTCCATCTGGTAATCCAGAGGCACTATGACCGCCCCCAGTTCCAGGACTGCCAGATAGGCTATGGCCCAACTGGGAGAATTCTTCCCAGTCAAAGCGACACGGTCTCCTTTGTTTATCCCCTGTTTTTTCAGATAGGAGGCTGTATTATGAATAAACCGGGAGGCTTCACGGTAGGTATAGTGAATTTCTTCCGGAGAAAAGGCGGTAAAACAGGTTTTTTCTGGAAACCTGAAATGGGAGAGTTTAAACATCTCCGGGATGGTTGGCCATTCTCCCTGGATATGTTCTCCTCTGTATTGATCAAGCCAGGACCAGCCATTTTCTTCCATGAGAGTCTCCTCAAAATTATCGTGTAGTATGGACACCAGTATAATCGTTCTCATTTTTTTGTACATTAAAAAATCAATTTCTCGAGAGGCGTTGCTCCTTTTCAATGTTTCTGATATTTCTGAGGTATGAACAAAATTGGTGCCGGCCTGGATTTCGGCAACTCAAACACAACCATTGCCCTCTATGATGGGAAAAATATCGAATATCTCTGTATCGATTCAGGTCTCAACAGGGGAGCCGTCATGCCGTCGGCCCTTTATATTCATAAGAACAAGGAATTTGAAACCGGAAGCAGAGCTCTCCTCCGTTATCTTGAAGAGAACACGGACCGGAAAATCCGTCTTACTGAGGTTGATGTCGGTACTATTGAGGTCCATATGGGAGAGATGGACCGGGATCATTTTATCGAGAGGGACCGTAGTTTCACCGCCACCCTCCACGCCCGGATTGACAGTGATATGCCGGGCCGCCTCTTCCGGGGCCTTAAAATGTATCTGGGTGAAAAAGAAGAGAAACGTTTTCGTATCTTTGATAAATATTTCCGTCTGGAAGCTTTGCTTAATATGCTTCTCAGAACAGTGCGTGAAAGTTGGCAGAATCAGGGTTATGAACTCTCCTCCATTCATATCGGCCGCCCGGTCCGCTATCAGGGCAGCTCGGAGAACCAGAGTAAACATGCCTTGACCAGGATGAAACGGGCTTTGTCTCTGGCTGAATATCCGGCTCAAGTCTTTCTGGAAGAGCCTGTAGCTGCCGCTTGGAGCTATCTGGATGATCACAAAATTTTACGGGATGAAACACTTCTGGTTTTTTATTTTGGCGGAGGAACCTTGGATCTGGCTCTCCTTCAGAAATCTGAGGGGCAGGGGTTCCGTGTTCTGAATACGGCCGGCCTCACAAGAGCCGGTGACTGGATAGACCGTGAATTGTACAGACAAATTATTTTTTCTCATCTTGGTAAAGGAACGGAAGTCCCCTTTTGGAAAGATGATGGTATTCGCTCCTCCTATCCCTTTCCTTTTTCCGACTTTGAAGAACTTCTGCTGAACTGGCAGAGTACTCATCTTCTGAATCAGGCCCGCTATCTGGAAGAGATCGACCGAGCCCTCCTGGTAGGAGGTGACGTTACCCTCCGGGTTGACCGTTTGAACAGACTGATTCGCTGTAATGGCAGCTTTACTCTGATCAAACTGATTGAACAGGCTAAAAAAGATCTGACCACTCAGGAAAGCACACGACTTGTATATCCAGAGATTGATCTTGATATTGAGATTTCCCGTTCCGATTTAAAAGGGGCTATTTCATCCCTGTTGGAGGAGATTCCTGAACTGATCGAAGGGCTCTTGAGGTCTTCCGGAATTGAAGATGTGAACAAAGTTGTGTCGACGGGAGGGTCTTCCCTGATTCCGGAGATTCGCAGAATCCTGGAATCCCGTTTCCCCGGAGTTGTCGAAGATTGGGACCCCTTTCACAGTATTGCCGCCGGGCTGGCTATTGTGGATTACAATTCCTGAGACTGTTTACTTTCTTATTTTTTACGAATGAGAAGATCCGGATTTTCCGGAAAACAACCCCGTTCCTGCAGATCCTTGATAAATCTCTGACCATCACTGTAATAGCCAGCCGTTTTTTTAATTCCGGGAGAGAGTGAATTCCAATAGCTGTTGAAGGCTGTCATACAGAGTTCCCTGCTGTATTTAGCAAACATAGAGGCCAGAGCCGTTTCAAAACAGAGGGCATCTGCTTTCACCTGAAAATCGATGAGACAATTCTCCATTTTATAACGGGAGAGCTCTTTCAGCTCTCTTAAGGCATTCAACCTTTTCCCTGGAAAGAGGGAAACCAGCCAGTCTCCGTAGTACCTCCTTCCCCCCTGCCGGTCAACTACGACCTGATCACTAAGAGAAACGGCCGATTTCAGGAGGGGGGAAAGTATTTCCTGACAGACTGTTGCTTTGTTACAGGTCTTATTCAGAAGCCTGTTGAATTCCTCCGCCGGCTGTACTGTGAGCTTGAGGGATTTGATAGTGATCCCTGCCCCAGTCAAAGCTATTTTCAGAGAGTCTACAGGCTGTTGCCCCTTTTCCTGATCAAGCTTGTAAGACAAGGGCAGGGTCAGGGCTTTAATGTTCGTATACCAGGGGATTTCCCCGGGAAGAGATTGACCGCTCAGAGTTTGAATAAAGGACTCGGCATTTTCTGCCTTCTCACCGGTGAACAATTCATAAAATGCCAGGACCGTCTTCTCCAGAACCTTCAGCTTCCCCGAGGTATAGATTTTCTTGCTGTCCCCCACGGCTAAATGCTTGTTTCCCGGTTCTTTTGATAGAATGGAGGAGCAACTTTTACGGGGATCCTTAATCACTCCATTGTATTCGAAGGACGTCGAGGCCCCACAGTAGGGACCTAAAATCGGCCCCAGTCCGGCTTCATCGATGCCGCTTTGAATCAAAACTTGAATATTCTGGAACCAAAAGGGGGAAGAATCAATTCCAGTTCTCCTGTTTTCATTCCCATCCGGCCTTCCCGGATTTGAGCCCCGCCGATTTTGTTGTAAATCTTCTGTTTCATCTCTTCCATATTCAGGCTGATCTGCTTCTTTTTGCTTGAAAGATTGAAGACTCCCAGGTATCCGTTGCTGTTAAAAACAACGCAGGGCTTTTTTTTATCTGGACTGTTCAACAGATGCAGACTTCCTCCGGTAAATCGTTTAAAAGAGGGAATCAGGTTTTTCAATTCCTCTGTTTGCTCCGGTGTCATGGCGGGCAGATCATTCGTTATCGTCAGGAATCCTCCGTTGATCAGCATCATCTGTCTCAGGGATTCTCCGGCTTGAGGGGGGTGAATTTCCTTGCTATCCGGGAGGGGGTAGGAACCCGGATTCAGCAGCCAGGGGTAGTGGCTTATATATGTATGATCAAGAATTCTGTAAAGCAGCTCGGGTATTTCTTTTTTGGATTTTCTCCGGGAACTCATATCAGAGTTGAATGACATCATGGATAATTGGTTTTCCTGAGTTATGAGAGGGAGCTCTTCGGTGCTTATAAATGCCTTTGAACCCAGGGTCTCTCTGAAAAAAGAGAGGGCTTCGTGAAGAGTCTCTCCTGTCTCCTTTTCATTATTATATCGGCGCCCTGGTAAAAGGAGGGAAGAGAGTCCCAGAAGATGAAATGCCTTGAAACCCCATTGGTTATTAAAAAGATCCAGAGTGCTTTTCAGGTAATCCTGAACCGCACTCTGGGTAAAGTCAAGGATATGAACCTTTTTGTTTTGATACTGACTGAGGAGGAGGGCATCTCCTTTCAGATCTCCCACAAGCCAATCGGGGTGAAGCCTTACCAGTTCTGACCCCGGCTCTCCATAGAAGGGTGCAAAACTGATGCCGGGAATCATACCATTGTGCCCAATCCTGCGGTTGAGAAACCCGATTTTCCCCTTGAATTCTGTCTGGAGGTTTTCCCAGTCACCAAGGCAGCCATGAATTCCATCCAGGCGGAGGATATCAAAGAAAATCCGCTGCTGCTCCATCCAGCTCAGATTGTCTTCAATGTACTTGAGGCGGAGGATCTGATTGTGCTTCCCCGTGGCAATCCAGGATGTTCTGGGCTTTTTCTTTGTTTCCCTTACTCCGGGGGCGGGCTGCAGGCCTGTTTCCTTTTCAGTGATCAGGATGGGGTCTAAATGCAATTCTTTTCCAAGGGGGAGAAAACAATTGAATTGCCAGTTGATTCTTATGGTGTGACGGGAGGTGTTGGCATCAAAAGTGATAACTTGCCTCATTTTTTTGTTGCGTTTGAACCTGATCGTTTCCTTCTGATCCGATATGGTCAGGGCAGGACTGCCGCGATATGTCCCACAGGAGAGAAAAGGGCTTTTTTGCCGGTTTTTAATTTTCATGGTAATCTGAATCTCTCTGAGATAAAGATCTTCAACGGCCCTGACAACTCCGGAAAGAATATTATTGGTATGACTCATTTTGATTTCCGCCGCAGGCAAGTCATAGCTGCTGTACTGATTGCCTGTGGGCCAACGTCCTATTGTTTTCTGCTTCTTAGGACCTTCGGAGCCGTATCTTATTGATATGTTAATTTGGCTTTTATCCAGTCTGAGAGATGAGCCCACAGTTCAGTCTCCTTCGGGAAGTCCTTCCCTTGCAATTATTTGATCCAGGACTCCCGCCGCGGCGATGATAACTGGGCGGCATTTTTCCTTTTCTGTTCGATGATTCGTTTTTAAGGGGGCGCAGAGCTCGCTGCCCATGAGTTTTCTGTAATTATCTATCAGTTCTTTCACAAGACCGTCATTATAGCTGCCTTCATGGGCTCTATCCCTGATGTATAGAGCACTGAGCACCATGGTTGCCGCTGATAGGGCTCCACATATATTGTCGGAATAACAACCGGCAGAAAGACCTGCCGACATTTTGAGAGCCTTTTTACTCAAACCCAGATTCCAGACTTGGTTTGCTCCATAGAGAATTGTCTCAGAGCAGCTAAAATCTTCTTCCAGACCAAATCCGTTTTCTATATATTCCTTCAGCATTTACTTTCTCCCGATTCCCGAAACCTGAGTTTTCTGCCTTTGATTCTAAGGTAATTACTCATTAACAAACAAATCATATTTTTCAGATAGTGAATGAGTGCATTATATCCCTCTCTCAGTATCCGTGGAAAGATAGTTCTGTTAGTATAAATCAGAGTCTATGAAAATTGATAATAAACCTGGCTTTATTTCTAGGACAGACAAGAGTCCCGCTTCCTCTATTCGGGCAGTGAAAAGCGCTCAATCAGGCTCCTCCCGCAGTTCCGCGGTTTTATCCTCTGTTCCGGAAGGATTCAGCAGAAGAGACATTTTTTTTACAAACCTTGAATCTCTTCTAAAAATTCTGGATAGAAAAAGCAATGTTCAACGATCTTTGATCCCTCTGCTGCAGCTTATGAAACAGCTTCCTACCGGTAAGGAGGGACTTCCGGCAGATACTTCAGACAGTCGCCTTCTTCTGACGGTAATCAGGCAGTGGAAAGGATTGTATGCTCCGGATCTTCCTGGAAAACTTCTCTCGGATCTTGAAACACTGGAGAGAGTTTTTCAGGAGGAAGAGGGGGAGAAATATTTTCTCATCCTGAAAGAAGATCCCCGACGGAAGATTCCTGAATTGCTTATCCGGGAAAAGAATTCCCGGGGAAAGGAAGACGGGACAGACCGGAAAACCGGCCATAGCCAGTTGGATCTCAGTCTGAATTTGAAAAGACTGGGTCCTGTCCGGGTCGTTCTGGAGGAGCGGGGGGAAATGAAGACCTGTCTCATTCAGTGTCAGGACAAGAAAAGCCATAAGATTATCCGTAGGAATCTGTCCCGATTAAAAGATCAGATCAATAAAAGAGGATTGACGCTTCACAATTTGAAGGTTCAGAAAAAAGATCTGTCCTCTCCTGATAAAACAGAAGAGGACGGGAAACATAGGATTATTTTATGGGGATAAACAAGTCGGTAGCTCTAAAATGGAATCGAGAATCCGATGAGGCGCCCCGGCTGATTGCCGCCGGGAAAGGCCCCCTGGCAGATCGAATTCTGGCCCTGGCTCTCGAGGCCGGTGTTCCCGTGCAGGAAGATACGGTCCTGGCGGAAACCCTGGCAGATGCTCCTGTCGGGTCTGAAATTCCTCCCGAACTTTATCAGCTGGCGGCGGAAGTATATCTTTTTTTGATGGACCTGGAAAATGCGGGAGTGCCCGGGTGATTGTTATTTTACATTTGCACTTCGAAGCATTTTTGCAAGGACACCCGGAAAAGCCTTGCTGAGAAAAAGGGCCAGTTTCACCTTGGGAGCGATCCCCATATAAATTTCCCGTTTGTTTTTCTCCAACCCTTTCAGGATGATACGGGCCGCTTTTTCAGATGAGATTCCCGCTGCCTGGTTCGGATCCATTTCGGCATGTTTCTCCCCGTTAGCTTTAAGGGCATTGATGGAAATATTGGTTTTTACGAATCCCGGTATGATAAAGTTGACATGGATTCCCTGGGAATGAAGTTCCGCTCTTAATCCGTCATAAAAACCCTGAAGGGCCATCTTGGAGGCGCTATAGGAGGTTCTCAGGGGAGTCGAGAATTTACCGGCGACCGAGCTGACCGGGGCAATGATGCCGCTGTTTCGGGCGATCATATAAGGGAGGACCGCCCGGGTCAGTCCGGCTGATCCGAGAAAGTTCACATCCATGATGGTCTTCATGACTTCAAAATCGGTTTCTGCGGCCAGGCTTCTCTGACTGACTCCGGCATTGTTGATCAGTACATCAATTCTGCCCCATCGGGCCTGAGCCTTCTGAGCCGCCTGGGTCAATTCCTCATGGCACCCGATATCCAGAGGGAGAATCAGAGTCCTGTCTTTATCTTCCCAATCGGCGGTCAGAGAATTCAGCATACCAGCAGATCGGGCGGAAAGAATGACCCTGCCGCCCCGAAGATAAATACTTTCAGCCAGGGCTTTACCGATTCCCGAAGAGGCTCCTGTAATCCAGCACACTTTATTGTTCCAAAACATGAAGGGGATTGTATCATATAAAATCAGTGAATAAAGATAAAAAAATATAGAAATACTGCCTTATTTGATTGGCAACCCTTGCTCTGTGACTTATAATAATACATATGAAGTTAAATTCTTATGTAAATATTCCCTTACCAACATTGAAACGATATCCCGTCTATTTCGGTTTACTGAAAGAATGCCGGGATAAAGGCGATGAATGGATTTCAGCCAGTTATATTGCCGGGCGTCTGAATCTAAAATCCATTCAGGTCCGAAAGGATCTGAGCTGTACGGGAGTGGTGGGAAAACCAAAAAAAGGCTTTTTAATTAAAGAGATGATGGATGCCATCTCCTTCTATCTGGGAGAAGGGAATCTGTCGGATGTTCTTCTGGTTGGAGTTGGAAATCTCGGAAAGGCCCTTCTGGCAGACCGGCGCCTCACAAGA is a window of Oceanispirochaeta sp. DNA encoding:
- a CDS encoding phosphodiester glycosidase family protein codes for the protein MLKILVWRINTLKNETKEISRIGLGLLFLLVFLSCRTVSPFPVETLISPPLQKPRWKVSEYSSVMILDFSDSVDSSIPVGGVALTLDLSSLHIEIILTPADASGRGETLSARTTEFARQQEVQIALNGSPYDPVDLLNRSARAIDIVGLQISHRLLVSPGEDSFDALFVLADGTLELGSQAHIPEETTDALGGFHLLLQEGRVLGVEDARHPRTAIGLSEDGRTLVIAVFDGRQKNRAGLTTEETALWMKWLGCTRALNLDGGGSSTLVMIDRDGVVHVLNNPVHRGRPGLERAVGNHLGIRLIR
- a CDS encoding flagellar hook-length control protein FliK → MKIDNKPGFISRTDKSPASSIRAVKSAQSGSSRSSAVLSSVPEGFSRRDIFFTNLESLLKILDRKSNVQRSLIPLLQLMKQLPTGKEGLPADTSDSRLLLTVIRQWKGLYAPDLPGKLLSDLETLERVFQEEEGEKYFLILKEDPRRKIPELLIREKNSRGKEDGTDRKTGHSQLDLSLNLKRLGPVRVVLEERGEMKTCLIQCQDKKSHKIIRRNLSRLKDQINKRGLTLHNLKVQKKDLSSPDKTEEDGKHRIILWG
- a CDS encoding Hsp70 family protein, translating into MNKIGAGLDFGNSNTTIALYDGKNIEYLCIDSGLNRGAVMPSALYIHKNKEFETGSRALLRYLEENTDRKIRLTEVDVGTIEVHMGEMDRDHFIERDRSFTATLHARIDSDMPGRLFRGLKMYLGEKEEKRFRIFDKYFRLEALLNMLLRTVRESWQNQGYELSSIHIGRPVRYQGSSENQSKHALTRMKRALSLAEYPAQVFLEEPVAAAWSYLDDHKILRDETLLVFYFGGGTLDLALLQKSEGQGFRVLNTAGLTRAGDWIDRELYRQIIFSHLGKGTEVPFWKDDGIRSSYPFPFSDFEELLLNWQSTHLLNQARYLEEIDRALLVGGDVTLRVDRLNRLIRCNGSFTLIKLIEQAKKDLTTQESTRLVYPEIDLDIEISRSDLKGAISSLLEEIPELIEGLLRSSGIEDVNKVVSTGGSSLIPEIRRILESRFPGVVEDWDPFHSIAAGLAIVDYNS
- a CDS encoding alpha-galactosidase, whose protein sequence is MGSSLRLDKSQINISIRYGSEGPKKQKTIGRWPTGNQYSSYDLPAAEIKMSHTNNILSGVVRAVEDLYLREIQITMKIKNRQKSPFLSCGTYRGSPALTISDQKETIRFKRNKKMRQVITFDANTSRHTIRINWQFNCFLPLGKELHLDPILITEKETGLQPAPGVRETKKKPRTSWIATGKHNQILRLKYIEDNLSWMEQQRIFFDILRLDGIHGCLGDWENLQTEFKGKIGFLNRRIGHNGMIPGISFAPFYGEPGSELVRLHPDWLVGDLKGDALLLSQYQNKKVHILDFTQSAVQDYLKSTLDLFNNQWGFKAFHLLGLSSLLLPGRRYNNEKETGETLHEALSFFRETLGSKAFISTEELPLITQENQLSMMSFNSDMSSRRKSKKEIPELLYRILDHTYISHYPWLLNPGSYPLPDSKEIHPPQAGESLRQMMLINGGFLTITNDLPAMTPEQTEELKNLIPSFKRFTGGSLHLLNSPDKKKPCVVFNSNGYLGVFNLSSKKKQISLNMEEMKQKIYNKIGGAQIREGRMGMKTGELELILPPFGSRIFKF
- a CDS encoding AMP-binding protein codes for the protein MEENGWSWLDQYRGEHIQGEWPTIPEMFKLSHFRFPEKTCFTAFSPEEIHYTYREASRFIHNTASYLKKQGINKGDRVALTGKNSPSWAIAYLAVLELGAVIVPLDYQMEKETISSILDFVEASVLFVDKERFDELGVKGSPVQTKISLSPDRDNYILDLPESKETLPPGPVEEDMAAILFTSGTTGNEKGVMLSHRNFSSDTFQANKPFLEVLPEDILYALLPLHHSYCMTAVFLESLAIGCELVFAGGLSVTQMMNDLKRGGITVIMGIPLLYNKILKGMMKQIRSKGLVTHLLIGILMRISGLVKHVFDMNIGKRIFGNLLLKKANLYTIKYMICGGGPLAPETFQRYQELGLDFVQGYGMTETSPISTLNPAHAFKLKSVGKVFPLVDMKILNPDSDGIGEIILKGSICCQGYYKNEDATKELFTEDGYLRTGDLGYLDKDNYLYLTGRAKSLIVTEGGKNVFPEEIEDHFQLYPQIDQILIVGYMANKETRGEGIEALIYPGKEHFDSLSISNTEVIREDLVNVVKEVNRELLSYKRISRVRILDEPMVMTTTKKIKRPKVIVSLQEMEDKGFLI
- a CDS encoding EscU/YscU/HrcU family type III secretion system export apparatus switch protein, producing MGINKSVALKWNRESDEAPRLIAAGKGPLADRILALALEAGVPVQEDTVLAETLADAPVGSEIPPELYQLAAEVYLFLMDLENAGVPG
- a CDS encoding SDR family oxidoreductase; its protein translation is MFWNNKVCWITGASSGIGKALAESIYLRGGRVILSARSAGMLNSLTADWEDKDRTLILPLDIGCHEELTQAAQKAQARWGRIDVLINNAGVSQRSLAAETDFEVMKTIMDVNFLGSAGLTRAVLPYMIARNSGIIAPVSSVAGKFSTPLRTSYSASKMALQGFYDGLRAELHSQGIHVNFIIPGFVKTNISINALKANGEKHAEMDPNQAAGISSEKAARIILKGLEKNKREIYMGIAPKVKLALFLSKAFPGVLAKMLRSANVK
- a CDS encoding C-GCAxxG-C-C family (seleno)protein gives rise to the protein MLKEYIENGFGLEEDFSCSETILYGANQVWNLGLSKKALKMSAGLSAGCYSDNICGALSAATMVLSALYIRDRAHEGSYNDGLVKELIDNYRKLMGSELCAPLKTNHRTEKEKCRPVIIAAAGVLDQIIAREGLPEGD
- a CDS encoding rhodanese-like domain-containing protein, encoding MKKTLILFLLMSVITGFAAAESMDYKDPGNLKALLESDRSDYLFLDVRTDAEYAAGHIPSSINIPYDTLPKALPEGTEKDQLIILYCRSGNRSGVGTRALVRAGYTNVQDFGGISRWRGPLEK
- a CDS encoding 1-acyl-sn-glycerol-3-phosphate acyltransferase; this encodes MYLIGTVLFWIFFGITMVLLFIPASIIWLVTLPFDRNHRVLHFYSCFWGSLYTWCNPFLKVKIEGLEKLKKGQSYVYCPNHQSMMDIVILYRLFRHFKWVAKRVLMRVPFLGWNMWLNGYLSIDRNRPSSQIRMMKKGEALLKRGSSLMIFPEGTRSKDGTLGKFRDGAFVLSQKADVPVVPIAISGSRYVFSDGSIRYYRVYPMTITILDPVNAAEAESAKALGRLVRQKIAENLGLEDQYSEE